A single window of Anaerolineae bacterium DNA harbors:
- a CDS encoding Inosine-uridine preferring nucleoside hydrolase — translation MVMKKEPTLQKRLIIDTDPGVDDAHALILALSHAAVQVEAITTVAGNVSLEKTTRNALTVLEVAGKEVPVYAGCTDSLVHTPPRRAISHGSDGLGDAKFPPPRRSPEAEPAALALVRLTRQLPGGYTIVAIGPLTNLALATRLDPALPQRVQRLVILGGVISGRGNSWLPAAEFNFYLDPEAAFVVLENWNNILLVPWETVERHRLKADELEELFAIESKKADFFRCTIQQRMAQQLPLYGGVNEPDPLAVAIAMDESLIQKSERKAVTVECQGSLTRGQSIVDWNGILGKKPNAEIVLEIDQRRYVEMLKQSLQVSGA, via the coding sequence ATGGTTATGAAGAAGGAACCAACTTTACAGAAAAGACTGATCATCGACACCGATCCAGGCGTGGACGACGCTCATGCCCTGATCCTTGCTTTGTCACATGCGGCAGTTCAGGTGGAAGCCATCACGACCGTAGCCGGAAATGTCTCTCTGGAAAAGACCACCCGCAACGCCCTGACCGTCCTGGAGGTTGCAGGCAAAGAGGTACCGGTCTATGCGGGGTGCACGGACTCGCTTGTCCATACACCTCCTCGTAGAGCGATCTCGCATGGCAGCGATGGTCTGGGTGATGCGAAGTTTCCTCCTCCTCGCCGATCCCCCGAAGCGGAACCTGCGGCTTTGGCGCTGGTGCGACTGACTCGCCAACTACCCGGAGGATACACGATCGTCGCCATCGGGCCGCTGACCAATCTTGCCCTGGCAACCCGCCTGGACCCGGCGTTGCCGCAACGGGTTCAGCGTCTGGTAATCCTGGGAGGCGTTATCAGTGGGCGCGGCAATTCCTGGCTGCCAGCCGCCGAGTTCAATTTTTACCTCGATCCAGAAGCTGCCTTTGTCGTGTTGGAGAACTGGAACAACATCCTGCTTGTCCCGTGGGAGACGGTGGAAAGACATCGCTTGAAGGCAGACGAGTTGGAGGAGCTATTTGCAATCGAGAGCAAGAAAGCAGACTTCTTTCGGTGTACGATTCAACAGCGGATGGCTCAACAACTGCCGCTTTACGGCGGGGTTAACGAACCTGATCCGCTGGCAGTTGCGATTGCCATGGATGAGTCTTTGATTCAAAAAAGCGAGCGGAAAGCAGTTACGGTGGAATGCCAGGGTTCGCTTACCCGCGGGCAGAGCATTGTCGATTGGAATGGTATTTTAGGGAAGAAGCCGAATGCCGAGATTGTGTTGGAAATCGATCAGCGGCGGTATGTCGAGATGCTAAAACAAAGCCTGCAGGTCTCTGGAGCTTGA
- a CDS encoding Manganese ABC transporter, ATP-binding protein SitB, protein MTLRDELTRTKHWIVHRHPHEAESPLLRLENVSLWYDGQPALQDISFELQSGEQLAVVGPNGAGKSTLMKIIAGVLKPTQGDVHIYGHAPDGHICIAYVPQRNAVDWNFPITVRDVVMMGRIGKIGFFRSPGRSDWQRVRQALETVGIQALADRPIHALSGGQQQRMFLARALAQEAELILMDEPLSGLDLPAQEELLALLPTLQQRGIALLFALHDLSLARQHFSKLMLLNRQLIALGQPDEVLKASNLRRAYGGHLQIVPDEGNWLGLSDTCCSDGEG, encoded by the coding sequence ATGACCCTGCGAGATGAGCTAACCCGCACCAAACACTGGATCGTTCACCGCCATCCCCACGAGGCGGAAAGTCCTTTGTTGCGCCTGGAGAATGTCAGCCTGTGGTATGACGGGCAGCCCGCTTTGCAAGACATTTCGTTCGAGTTGCAAAGCGGCGAACAGCTTGCGGTGGTCGGGCCAAACGGAGCCGGAAAAAGCACGCTGATGAAAATCATCGCCGGGGTGCTGAAACCAACCCAGGGAGACGTGCACATCTACGGGCACGCCCCGGATGGACATATCTGTATCGCCTATGTGCCGCAACGCAATGCCGTGGATTGGAATTTCCCCATCACCGTCAGGGATGTGGTGATGATGGGGCGCATCGGAAAGATCGGCTTCTTTCGCAGCCCCGGGCGTTCTGACTGGCAGCGGGTTCGCCAGGCGTTGGAGACCGTCGGCATTCAAGCCCTGGCCGATCGCCCCATCCATGCCCTCTCCGGCGGTCAACAACAACGCATGTTTCTCGCTCGCGCCCTCGCTCAGGAAGCCGAACTGATCCTGATGGATGAACCCTTGAGCGGTCTCGATTTACCGGCCCAAGAAGAGTTGCTGGCGCTTTTACCCACCTTGCAGCAAAGGGGAATCGCACTGCTCTTTGCTCTGCACGATCTGAGTCTGGCACGCCAGCATTTTTCCAAACTCATGCTGCTCAATCGTCAGTTGATCGCTTTGGGGCAACCGGATGAGGTGCTCAAAGCTTCCAATCTGCGGCGGGCTTATGGAGGTCACTTGCAAATTGTGCCCGACGAGGGGAACTGGTTAGGCTTAAGCGATACCTGTTGCAGTGATGGGGAAGGTTAA
- a CDS encoding Glyoxalase family protein, which yields MPSPFSFPQPSAITARRIHPQTRPAFVHLRVSNLERMLAFYRQILGLQVIRASARKVTLGAGGRDLVILEELPGGKRYRGVCGLYHYALLLPDRRELARAIGRLFALRYPNAPTDHIMTKTTYLDDPEGNTIELYCESPEDGIFSLQNGQFFARRADGSWSNGREPLDLEALFAYLEKDDRLDLPLPPQTVIGHFHIHVADLEQTRFFYHEQLGFDDMGSAAGFRMGMVSAGGYHHHVGYNTWQGEGAPSAPPDALGLEALAFSFPNLEAWQIFRQRLEEIALPYREQDQSISVTDPSGNKLIFFVRG from the coding sequence ATGCCCTCTCCATTTTCCTTCCCGCAACCGTCGGCGATTACAGCCCGGAGAATTCACCCCCAAACTCGCCCGGCTTTTGTCCATTTGCGAGTTTCAAACCTGGAGCGGATGCTGGCTTTTTATCGCCAGATCTTGGGCTTGCAAGTGATACGAGCCTCAGCCCGAAAGGTCACGTTGGGGGCAGGCGGTCGCGATCTGGTCATTCTCGAAGAGCTTCCTGGTGGAAAACGCTATCGTGGCGTGTGTGGTCTCTATCATTACGCGCTGTTGCTCCCCGACCGCCGCGAATTAGCCCGCGCCATTGGTCGTCTCTTTGCCTTGCGCTACCCCAATGCCCCTACCGATCACATTATGACCAAAACTACCTATCTGGACGACCCCGAAGGAAACACCATCGAACTCTACTGCGAGTCGCCCGAAGATGGGATTTTCAGCCTGCAAAATGGTCAGTTCTTCGCCCGGCGCGCCGATGGTTCATGGAGCAACGGGCGAGAACCGCTCGATTTAGAAGCCCTTTTCGCGTATCTGGAAAAGGATGATCGCCTCGATCTTCCGCTTCCTCCTCAAACCGTGATCGGTCATTTCCATATCCACGTCGCGGATCTGGAGCAGACCCGCTTTTTCTACCACGAACAATTGGGTTTCGATGATATGGGCAGTGCTGCTGGTTTTCGGATGGGGATGGTATCGGCGGGTGGGTATCACCATCATGTCGGATACAACACCTGGCAGGGAGAAGGAGCGCCTTCCGCTCCGCCCGACGCTTTGGGTTTAGAAGCGCTGGCTTTCTCTTTTCCGAACCTGGAAGCCTGGCAAATTTTCCGCCAGCGATTGGAAGAAATTGCTCTGCCCTATCGCGAACAGGATCAAAGCATCTCTGTGACCGATCCGTCAGGGAACAAATTGATCTTCTTCGTGAGAGGGTAG
- a CDS encoding Manganese ABC transporter, inner membrane permease protein SitD, with the protein MFEWLWTPLQYAFMWRGLIAVVLMGSVCAVVGTFVVLRGMAFFGDALAHTILPGVAIGYILNGGNTSGLFWWALGAALLSAIGIGAISHGGRIKEDTAIGIVFAGMFALGITLISTVRSYSVDLSHFLFGDVLGVRDRDLWLSAIFGAVVLTAVIGFYKEFLTLSFDPVLATTLRLPVRFLNYFLMLLMALAIVISLQTVGVALMVAMLITPAATAYLLTPRLPRMIWVAALIASFSGGVGLYLSYYLGIASGGAIVLVATCLFLLVWLGQAVRRQVRSKTGG; encoded by the coding sequence ATGTTCGAGTGGTTGTGGACACCATTGCAGTACGCTTTTATGTGGCGCGGCTTGATTGCGGTGGTCTTGATGGGCAGTGTTTGCGCGGTCGTCGGCACGTTTGTTGTGCTACGCGGCATGGCCTTTTTTGGAGACGCACTGGCGCATACCATTCTACCAGGCGTGGCGATCGGTTACATCCTTAACGGTGGCAATACCAGTGGCTTGTTCTGGTGGGCATTAGGAGCTGCTCTGCTCAGCGCAATCGGTATCGGCGCCATCAGTCACGGCGGCCGCATCAAGGAAGACACGGCAATCGGGATTGTCTTTGCCGGGATGTTTGCTTTAGGGATTACGTTAATCTCGACTGTGCGCAGCTACTCGGTTGACCTGTCTCATTTTCTATTTGGGGATGTCCTGGGGGTGCGCGATCGAGACCTGTGGCTTTCGGCGATCTTTGGTGCTGTGGTGCTGACGGCGGTGATCGGTTTTTATAAAGAATTCCTGACGCTCTCCTTTGATCCCGTTTTGGCGACAACCCTGCGTTTACCGGTCAGATTCTTGAACTACTTCCTGATGTTGTTAATGGCACTGGCAATTGTGATTTCGTTGCAAACCGTCGGCGTAGCTTTGATGGTGGCAATGCTGATTACGCCAGCAGCCACCGCTTACCTGCTCACCCCCCGCCTGCCGCGCATGATCTGGGTCGCGGCTTTGATTGCCTCCTTTAGCGGCGGTGTGGGGCTATACCTCTCATATTATCTTGGCATTGCTTCGGGTGGGGCAATTGTCCTGGTTGCAACCTGCCTCTTCCTTCTGGTGTGGCTGGGACAAGCCGTCCGACGTCAAGTTCGGAGCAAAACAGGAGGCTAA
- a CDS encoding OsmC/Ohr family protein yields MQVEVTWKGRLSFDGKAESGFTVPLGSTPDVGGDNDGFRPMELMALSLAGCTAMDVISILSKKRQAVSDFRVAVRTERAAEHPKVFTQATIEYHISGKGVQEEAVVRAIELSATRYCPAQAMLKQVFPIDLIYFIYEEEDGSKKFITQGRYQPALT; encoded by the coding sequence ATGCAAGTTGAGGTTACCTGGAAAGGAAGACTCTCCTTTGACGGAAAGGCAGAAAGCGGGTTTACCGTCCCTTTAGGCTCCACCCCTGACGTGGGTGGAGACAACGACGGCTTTCGCCCGATGGAACTGATGGCTCTCAGCCTGGCTGGTTGTACGGCAATGGACGTGATCTCGATTTTGAGCAAGAAACGGCAGGCAGTCAGCGATTTTCGAGTTGCAGTCCGTACCGAGCGGGCTGCCGAGCATCCCAAAGTCTTCACCCAAGCCACCATTGAATATCACATCAGCGGCAAGGGAGTTCAGGAGGAGGCAGTCGTGCGCGCCATCGAGCTTTCGGCAACCCGCTATTGTCCGGCACAGGCCATGCTGAAACAAGTCTTCCCCATTGATTTGATCTATTTTATTTACGAGGAAGAAGACGGATCGAAAAAGTTCATTACCCAGGGGAGATACCAGCCTGCGCTTACTTGA
- a CDS encoding YceI family protein: MSWKIDTAHSEINFTVRHMMISNVRGRFERFEGTVEFDEQNPTNSSVEVKIEAASINTREPQRDAHLRSPDFLDVEKYPYLIFKSKKIEVIDSNHGRIIGDLTIRDVTREVTLEVEYNGTVKSPFGNISAGFSASTTLNRKDWGLQWNVPLETGGWLVGENVHVQIEIEMIQEKEAEAVA; encoded by the coding sequence ATGTCTTGGAAAATTGATACCGCTCATTCCGAAATCAACTTTACCGTGCGGCACATGATGATCTCGAATGTGCGTGGGCGCTTTGAGCGCTTTGAGGGGACGGTAGAATTTGATGAGCAAAACCCGACCAATTCCAGCGTCGAAGTGAAGATCGAGGCAGCCAGCATCAACACTCGTGAACCCCAACGCGACGCCCATTTGCGATCGCCCGACTTCTTAGATGTCGAGAAGTATCCCTACCTGATCTTCAAAAGCAAAAAGATTGAGGTGATTGACTCGAATCACGGTCGCATCATCGGTGATCTGACGATTCGGGATGTAACCCGCGAAGTGACCCTGGAAGTTGAATACAACGGCACGGTCAAAAGCCCCTTCGGAAATATTTCAGCCGGCTTCTCTGCCAGCACAACCCTCAATCGCAAAGATTGGGGACTGCAATGGAATGTACCGCTTGAAACCGGCGGCTGGCTGGTGGGCGAAAACGTTCATGTCCAAATCGAAATCGAGATGATTCAGGAGAAAGAAGCCGAGGCAGTTGCCTGA
- a CDS encoding Transcriptional regulator, MarR family, with amino-acid sequence MPTHYNGTPQEIRALNAFIRLMRAADSVEARLAQRGCLEDLTPSQFGVLEALYHLGSLCQSELAHKILKSTGNMTMVIDNLEKQGLVRRERETQDRRFITVHLTEKGRKKIEAVLPCQVKAIVEEFSVLTPQEQETLGQLCKKLGKGAPFREETGQAIQFATDPQRTGFSTQKSEKQSKL; translated from the coding sequence ATGCCAACCCATTATAACGGTACTCCGCAAGAAATTCGCGCTTTGAATGCTTTTATCAGGCTCATGCGCGCAGCCGACTCGGTCGAAGCTCGCCTTGCCCAGCGCGGCTGTCTGGAAGATCTGACTCCCAGCCAGTTTGGCGTGCTGGAAGCGCTTTATCATCTGGGAAGCCTGTGTCAGAGTGAGCTGGCGCACAAAATTCTCAAGAGCACCGGCAACATGACGATGGTCATCGACAATCTGGAAAAACAGGGTCTGGTGCGCCGTGAGCGAGAGACTCAAGATCGGCGTTTTATCACTGTCCATCTCACCGAAAAAGGGCGCAAAAAGATCGAGGCGGTTTTGCCCTGTCAGGTAAAAGCGATTGTCGAGGAATTTTCCGTCCTGACTCCTCAGGAGCAAGAGACTCTGGGTCAATTATGTAAAAAACTTGGTAAAGGAGCTCCCTTCCGCGAGGAGACTGGACAAGCAATTCAATTTGCAACCGATCCGCAGAGAACTGGGTTTTCGACCCAGAAATCAGAAAAACAATCAAAACTTTAG
- a CDS encoding Ferric uptake regulation protein FUR codes for MSKAQEWLECLQRNGYRITDPRRIVVEIMAESTQALTPLRVYEIGHQRYPSLGLVTVYRTLEKLEELNLIQRVHQPQGCQAFITAFQGHQHLLVCSGCGRVEFFEGDEEGIEALIAKISQRSGYKVGEHWLQLFGECQECQQNRAANPQ; via the coding sequence ATGAGCAAAGCACAAGAGTGGTTAGAATGCCTGCAACGCAACGGCTACCGGATCACCGATCCGCGGCGGATCGTGGTGGAAATCATGGCAGAAAGCACGCAGGCGCTCACGCCCTTGAGAGTATATGAAATCGGGCATCAGCGCTATCCCAGCCTAGGTTTGGTGACCGTTTACCGCACGCTTGAAAAGCTGGAAGAATTGAATCTGATTCAACGCGTGCACCAGCCTCAAGGCTGTCAGGCTTTTATCACCGCCTTTCAAGGACATCAACACCTGCTGGTTTGCAGTGGTTGTGGACGGGTGGAGTTTTTTGAAGGCGACGAAGAGGGAATCGAAGCCTTAATCGCCAAAATAAGCCAGCGCAGCGGTTATAAAGTAGGCGAGCACTGGTTGCAACTGTTTGGAGAATGCCAGGAATGCCAGCAAAATCGGGCGGCGAACCCCCAATGA
- a CDS encoding RNA polymerase sigma-54 factor RpoN has product MVNEKQDQPLSIEALRRGDRAEFARMVERYDAYIYRLAMRILGNPQDAEDVLQETFIKAYKHLPDFDGRSSLSTWLYRIATNEALMLLRKEKGGMVSLDEPNSNDEEDIEPIQIVDWCCLPEEMLMNAETRKMLEQALARLSPALRVVLVLRDWQGLSTRETSEILQISEEAVKTRLSRARLQLRQWLSEYFHQQYGLENLAP; this is encoded by the coding sequence ATGGTTAACGAGAAACAAGACCAACCCCTTTCCATTGAAGCTTTGCGGCGCGGCGACCGGGCTGAATTCGCTCGCATGGTCGAACGATATGATGCTTATATCTATCGTCTGGCGATGCGAATTCTCGGTAATCCCCAGGATGCCGAGGATGTACTGCAAGAAACTTTCATCAAAGCCTATAAGCACTTACCCGACTTCGATGGTCGCTCGAGCCTTTCTACGTGGTTATACCGCATTGCGACGAATGAAGCCTTGATGCTCCTGCGGAAAGAAAAGGGCGGGATGGTTTCTTTAGATGAACCAAATTCGAATGACGAAGAGGATATTGAGCCAATTCAAATCGTCGATTGGTGTTGCTTACCGGAAGAGATGTTGATGAACGCCGAAACCAGAAAAATGCTCGAACAAGCACTTGCCAGATTGTCCCCCGCCCTACGAGTGGTTCTCGTGCTGCGCGATTGGCAAGGATTGTCAACCCGAGAGACCAGTGAAATTTTACAAATCAGCGAAGAGGCAGTTAAGACGCGCCTCTCGCGGGCGCGCCTGCAACTGCGCCAGTGGCTCTCAGAGTATTTTCACCAACAATATGGCCTGGAGAACTTAGCCCCATGA
- a CDS encoding Glutaredoxin-like protein yields the protein MNQQLLDEEIRSQVREVFNDLNQDIAVLFFGKEQDCDTCADTYQLLQEVSELSDKIHLARYDLELDAETARRYNVDKAPGIVIAAKDGDQIIDYGVRYAGIPAGHEFSSLIHDFLLVSGRDSGLSQQTRDLLKKVNQPVLLQVFVTPSCPYCPRAVVLAHQMAMEHPLIQSEMVEAIEFPELSDRFGVSGVPQTTINEGAGTIVGAVPEEHLLAEILRVVGKKAEA from the coding sequence ATGAACCAACAATTACTAGATGAAGAAATCCGCAGTCAAGTACGCGAGGTTTTCAATGATCTGAATCAGGATATTGCAGTTTTGTTTTTTGGGAAGGAACAGGATTGCGATACGTGTGCAGATACCTACCAACTGTTGCAAGAGGTCAGTGAGCTTTCAGATAAAATCCATCTGGCAAGATACGACCTTGAACTGGATGCTGAGACCGCCAGGCGTTATAACGTGGATAAGGCGCCAGGCATCGTCATCGCTGCCAAAGACGGCGATCAGATCATTGATTACGGTGTGCGCTATGCCGGCATTCCAGCCGGGCATGAATTTAGCTCGCTGATCCATGATTTTCTGCTGGTTTCAGGACGCGATTCGGGCTTATCTCAACAAACCCGTGATCTGCTCAAAAAGGTCAACCAGCCGGTGTTGTTACAGGTCTTTGTAACCCCCTCCTGCCCTTATTGTCCGCGGGCGGTGGTGCTTGCCCATCAGATGGCAATGGAGCATCCTTTGATTCAATCGGAGATGGTCGAGGCTATCGAGTTCCCTGAGCTATCCGATCGCTTTGGGGTCAGTGGCGTCCCTCAGACAACGATCAACGAAGGAGCCGGGACAATCGTTGGAGCCGTACCTGAAGAACATCTTCTGGCAGAAATCCTGCGGGTGGTTGGTAAAAAAGCCGAGGCTTGA
- a CDS encoding Cell surface protein encodes MTSSRIGTLFGLFAFITLLIATSSDPALTRSSNLTTCQPFRQVNENAFGLGGGADNQFNDEESFEVVVYNGQLYLGMEADNSLGARLWRSRLGVYAPDSQADWEEVAADHQGYPFGNHNLEQDDHIDSLAVFGNYLYVSTANRGLTQWGVNLYRSPGGDAGSWENVLTSQGAGFGNPRNVNFKDMQIFQGYLCGGTQNWDEGAQVWCSQDGLRWVQKNLSGFGREQPDPTNRGVWSSMVFKDALYMGVHNRGEAINNPDDDIGKLFRTNHLDDLPHWEEVFSGPAGRGNRVDLLGELAGYLYIATRSSQGLLIYRSPSGDPGSWQPVSQPGITENPANVDVPVDGAVVYDGALFLAVSNPSGGFQLWRTTGLLTNNSEVAWEQVGDNGLGDVHNVRAELIVFNHHLYVWVTNYAVGQKVLRSHCLACPEGQSECEIWIPDLPQKLYFPLIRR; translated from the coding sequence ATGACATCCTCACGCATCGGTACGCTCTTTGGTTTGTTCGCTTTCATTACCTTGCTTATCGCAACCTCCTCTGATCCTGCGCTAACCCGCTCGAGCAATCTCACAACCTGTCAACCGTTCAGGCAAGTCAACGAGAATGCCTTTGGGCTTGGTGGAGGCGCAGATAATCAATTTAACGACGAAGAAAGCTTTGAAGTGGTGGTCTATAACGGACAGCTATATCTGGGAATGGAAGCCGATAACAGCCTGGGAGCGCGCCTTTGGCGCAGCCGTTTGGGAGTCTATGCGCCTGATTCGCAAGCAGATTGGGAAGAGGTAGCTGCAGATCATCAAGGCTATCCCTTCGGAAATCACAACCTGGAACAGGATGACCACATCGATAGCCTGGCGGTCTTCGGAAATTACCTGTATGTCAGTACCGCCAATCGAGGCTTGACCCAATGGGGGGTCAATCTCTACCGCAGTCCAGGTGGTGATGCGGGGAGCTGGGAAAATGTACTGACCTCCCAGGGGGCTGGTTTTGGCAATCCCAGGAACGTTAACTTCAAAGATATGCAAATTTTTCAGGGATACCTGTGTGGAGGCACTCAAAACTGGGACGAGGGCGCACAGGTGTGGTGCAGTCAGGATGGGCTCAGGTGGGTGCAAAAAAACCTGAGCGGCTTTGGGAGAGAACAACCAGACCCTACCAATCGCGGGGTCTGGTCGAGCATGGTGTTTAAAGATGCCTTATACATGGGAGTCCATAATCGGGGTGAGGCAATCAACAATCCAGATGACGATATCGGGAAATTATTCCGCACCAATCACCTGGACGACCTGCCGCATTGGGAAGAGGTATTTTCTGGGCCTGCCGGGCGAGGAAATCGAGTCGATTTGCTTGGCGAGTTAGCCGGCTATCTTTATATTGCAACCCGTTCATCTCAAGGTCTTTTGATTTACCGCAGCCCCAGCGGCGACCCGGGAAGTTGGCAACCCGTCAGTCAGCCGGGCATCACTGAAAACCCTGCGAACGTTGATGTGCCGGTCGACGGGGCAGTCGTTTATGACGGTGCGCTCTTTCTGGCGGTTAGTAATCCCTCCGGTGGATTCCAGCTCTGGCGGACAACAGGGCTGTTAACAAACAACTCAGAGGTGGCTTGGGAGCAGGTTGGGGATAACGGATTGGGAGACGTCCACAATGTGCGCGCTGAGCTGATCGTCTTCAACCATCATCTCTATGTCTGGGTGACGAATTACGCCGTTGGGCAGAAGGTGCTGCGTTCGCATTGCCTGGCGTGTCCTGAAGGGCAATCAGAATGTGAGATCTGGATTCCCGATCTGCCGCAAAAACTGTATTTCCCCTTGATCCGACGCTGA
- a CDS encoding thioredoxin family protein — MKRRKSSKSTLSSSNRKAFSLSLVGLGLILIGVAAFYLLFNTDGSVSAGEASARPAELNRTAPDLTLRDLEGNPVSLADYRGQVVLVNNWATWCPPCRAEMPVLEAYYQAHHQKGFVILAIEAGDPVEEVRAFVSQYGLSFPVLLDPDGHSLAAFGNPALPNTYIIDRQGRVRLAWTGAVNRKTLETYLTPLLEE, encoded by the coding sequence ATGAAGCGGAGAAAATCATCCAAATCTACGTTATCCTCCTCAAACCGCAAAGCGTTCAGCTTGAGCCTGGTGGGGCTTGGTTTGATCTTGATTGGTGTAGCAGCTTTTTACCTGCTCTTCAACACCGATGGGAGCGTTAGCGCGGGTGAAGCCAGTGCTCGACCGGCCGAATTGAATCGCACCGCGCCAGATTTAACGCTAAGGGACTTAGAGGGCAATCCGGTCTCCTTAGCAGATTACCGCGGACAGGTGGTATTGGTTAACAATTGGGCAACCTGGTGTCCTCCCTGCCGGGCCGAGATGCCGGTTCTCGAAGCCTATTATCAGGCACACCACCAGAAAGGATTTGTCATTCTGGCAATCGAAGCTGGCGACCCGGTCGAGGAAGTGCGCGCCTTCGTGAGCCAGTATGGACTGAGCTTTCCGGTTTTACTCGACCCCGATGGGCATTCCCTGGCTGCCTTTGGCAACCCGGCTTTGCCAAACACCTATATCATTGACCGGCAGGGAAGGGTTCGGCTGGCATGGACAGGAGCGGTGAACCGAAAAACCTTGGAGACTTATCTTACCCCTTTACTGGAGGAGTGA